The Brachyhypopomus gauderio isolate BG-103 chromosome 7, BGAUD_0.2, whole genome shotgun sequence genome has a window encoding:
- the golga2 gene encoding golgin subfamily A member 2 isoform X7 has product MADHSRQTKLAAAKKKLKEFQQKSTPSTGVSAGPKKKRKVKGGTQTDSTSADRHSPDHQNYDSDANGDGHPPGESRPLSSTESLRQLSQQLNGLLSESPSSYVNGDTGGPVPISDKQLETRNQELSAALDSSALTNSQLSEQIDTLTKQTQELSDQLQKERKEFEQKLAREQGAMREQLQVHIQTIGILVSEKSELQTALSYTQQAARQKTGEAEELTSRLQASKQRISELERTLSTVSTQQKQTEKHTRELEKERDGLRVEVVRLHNASEEVKQQSSELSEQLRLRSGENSVLSVELDELRRRLEMADVMLQQFSSQSGPPSEHQQVQVLLEEKHQLEGQTAQLMESVAQLQRERDQYAEQIQEEGRVWKDKTEQLLSQVTLMSQERDRSASLIQELQEQITELKNTAAVISQEPETQVTSPLLGPSERERALEESLHALQEEREALSLQYQAQVRDNEQLSRLVQEQEARVEELEGRAEHAALEAQDRLRVLEDAQSDKATISRALGQNRELKDQLAELQNGFVKLTNENMELTSALQSEQHVKKEVARRLGQLQEDLHNAKEQLLELTQECSSLREQRDQYLAHLQQYSAGYQQAAAEREQLHKQFLQQTQLMDRLQHEEVQGKVMLEHSQSELQQAQERLSLLAKDNEQLKMEVQELLSSSVMNTTLRDQGDGVESHSLTESFQKSSIAIPEDFESREEMESFLHSALSRLEGERDEVLHRLEEERKLHQAALQQVAAMSHDHHDHHHNSTCSETGYSSGVPVEVHEAMRQAMEKLQERFTSLMQEKVDLKERVEELEHRCIQLSGETDTIGEYIALYQNQRAIMKQKHQEKEQYISMLAKDKEEMKAKLSELQELVMRLVGERNEWYSRYMSAIGNPGLLAAEEDFSQPAETHVELNALDGPAFMDMSAAVDFTPDLQSRTDRPQSSGATEPPAGPSLRPREDGTARQIMQLLQEIQNPQARAAPFLGENPCIPFFYRPDDNDEVKIMVI; this is encoded by the exons ATGGCCGATCACAGCAGGCAAACTAAACTCGCCGCAGCGAAGAAAAAG CTGAAGGAGTTTCAGCAGAAGAGCACCCCGTCCACAGGCGTCTCAGCTGGACCCAAGAAGAAAAGAAAGGTGAAGGGAGGGACCCAGACGGACTCGACCAGTGCCGACAGACATTCGCCGGACCAC CAGAACTATGACTCGGATGCCAACGGAGATGGGCACCCTCCTGGGGAGAGCAG GCCGCTGTCATCCACAGAGAGTCTGAGGCAACTCTCCCAGCAGCTCAACGGCCTCCTGtctgag TCCCCTTCTTCCTATGTCaatggagacacaggtggtccAGTTCCCATCAGTGACAAACAGCTGGAG ACTCGCAACCAGGAACTGTCTGCAGCGCTGGACTCCAGCGCACTAACAAACTCCCAACTCTCAGAACAGATAGACACGTTG ACAAAGCAGACTCAGGAGTTGTCGGACCAGCTACAAAAG GAACGGAAGGAGTTTGAGCAGAAGCTCGCCAGGGAGCAGGGGGCGATGCGTGAGCAGCTGCAG GTTCACATCCAGACCATTGGTATTCTGGTGTCTGAGAAATCAGAGCTCCAAACCGCCTTGTCCTACACACAGCAAGCGGCACGGCagaagacag GAGAGGCAGAAGAGCTAACCAGTCGACTGCAGGCCAGCAAGCAGAGGATATCTGAGTTGGAGAGAACTTTATCCACGGTGTCTACACAGCAGAAACAGACTGAGAAG CACACTAGGGagctggagaaggagagagacggTCTGCGTGTGGAGGTGGTCCGGTTACA taatgCGAGTGAAGAGGTGAAGCAGCAGAGCTCCGAGTTGTCGGAGCAGCTCAGGTTGAGATCGGGGGAGAACAGTGTGCTCAGCGTGGAGCTGGATGAGCTCCGCAGGCGACTGGAGATGGCTGATGTCATGCTTCAGcag TTCTCCAGTCAGTCCGGTCCACCTTCTGAACATCAACAAGTTCAAGTCCTCTTGGAAGAGAAACACCAACTGGAGGGTCAGACAGCACAG ctTATGGAGTCAGTCGCCCAactacaaagagagagagatcagtatGCTGAGCAGATCCAGGAGGAAGGTCGGGTATGGAAGGACAAGACAGAACAGCTTCTCTCTCAG GTGACCCTCATGTCGCAAGAGAGGGACAGGAGTGCTTCTCTGATCCAGGAACTACAGGAGCAGATCACAGAGCTGAAGAACACTGCAG CTGTGATCTCTCAGGAGCCAGAGACCCAGGTCACATCCCCTCTCTTGGGCCCCTCTGAGAGGGAGCGGGCATTGGAGGAGAGTCTCCAcgccctgcaggaggagagggaggcccTCAGCCTGCAGTACCAGGCCCAG GTCCGGGACAACGAGCAGCTGAGCCGGCTGGTGCAGGAGCAGGAGGCGcgggtggaggagctggagggCCGGGCGGAGCATGCCGCCCTCGAGGCCCAGGACAGGCTCCGCGTCCTGGAGGACGCCCAGAGCGACAAGGCCACCATCAGCCGCGCCCTGGGCCAGAACCGAGAGCTGAAGGACCAGCTCGCCGAGCTCCAGAACGGCTTCGTCAAGCTG ACCAATGAGAACATGGAGCTCACCAGTGCCCTGCAGTCAGAGCAGCACGTGAAGAAGGAGGTCGCCCGCAGGCTGGGCCAACTCCAGGAAGACCTCCACAATGCCAAAGAACAG TTGCTGGAGCTGACGCAGGAGTGCTCGTCGCTGCGGGAACAGCGGGACCAGTACCTGGCCCACCTGCAGCAGTACTCGGCCGGCTACCAGCAGGCGGCCGCAGAGCGCGAGCAGCTCCACAAGCAGTTCCTGCAGCAGACGCAGCTGATGGACCGGCTGCAGCACGAGGAGGTGCAGGGCAAAGTCATGCTGGAACACAGCCAATCGGAGCTGCAGCAAGCCCAG GAGAGGCTAAGCTTGCTAGCCAAGGACAACGAGCAGCTTAAAATGGAGGTTCAGGAGCTGCTGAGCAGCTCCGTAATGAATACTACACTCAGGGACCAGG GTGATGGAGTGGAAAGCCATTCGCTGACAGAGAGCTTCCAGAAATCGTCTATAGCCATCCCAGAGGACTTTGAGAGCAGAGAAGAAATG GAGAGTTTCCTGCACTCTGCCCTGTCCCgtctggagggagagagagatgaggtctTGCACAGAttggaagaggagaggaagttACACCAGGCTGCTCTGCAGCAGGTCGCTGCCATGAGCCATGACCACCATGACCACCATCACAACAGCACATGCTCAGAAACAG GGTATTCGAGCGGTGTCCCTGTGGAGGTGCACGAGGCGATGCGGCAGGCCATGGAGAAGCTGCAGGAGCGATTCACCTCCTTGATGCAGGAGAAGGTGGACCtgaaggagagggtggaggagctggaACACCGCTGCATCCAGCTCTCGGGAGAGACCGACACCATCG GTGAATACATTGCGCTGTATCAGAACCAGAGAGCCATTATGAAACAGAAGCACCAAGAGAAGGAGCAGTACATCAGCATGTTGGCCAAAGACAAGGAGGAGATGAAG GCGAAGTTGTCGGAGCTGCAGGAGCTGGTGATGCGTCTGGTGGGAGAGAGGAACGAGTGGTACAGTCGCTACATGAGCGCCATTGGAAACCCCGGCCTCCTGGCTGCCGAGGAGGACTTCTCCCAGCCTGCGGAGACGCACGTGGAGCTCAACGCTTTGGACGGCCCAG CTTTTATGGACATGAGCGCGGCTGTAGACTTCACTCCAGACCTGCAGTCCAGGACAGACCGGCCCCAGAGCTCGGGGGCAACAGAGCCCCCCGCTGGCCCGTCTCTGAGGCCCAGGGAAGACGGCACGGCCCGCCAGATCATGCAGCTGCTGCAGGAGATCCAGAACCCTCAGGCGCGGGCCGCCCCCTTCCTGGGAGAGAACCCTTGCATCCCTTTCTTCTACCGGCCCGACGACAACGACGAAGTCAAGATCATGGTGATCTGA
- the golga2 gene encoding golgin subfamily A member 2 isoform X8 — protein MADHSRQTKLAAAKKKLKEFQQKSTPSTGVSAGPKKKRKVKGGTQTDSTSADRHSPDHNYDSDANGDGHPPGESRPLSSTESLRQLSQQLNGLLSESPSSYVNGDTGGPVPISDKQLETRNQELSAALDSSALTNSQLSEQIDTLTKQTQELSDQLQKERKEFEQKLAREQGAMREQLQVHIQTIGILVSEKSELQTALSYTQQAARQKTGEAEELTSRLQASKQRISELERTLSTVSTQQKQTEKHTRELEKERDGLRVEVVRLHNASEEVKQQSSELSEQLRLRSGENSVLSVELDELRRRLEMADVMLQQFSSQSGPPSEHQQVQVLLEEKHQLEGQTAQLMESVAQLQRERDQYAEQIQEEGRVWKDKTEQLLSQVTLMSQERDRSASLIQELQEQITELKNTAAVISQEPETQVTSPLLGPSERERALEESLHALQEEREALSLQYQAQVRDNEQLSRLVQEQEARVEELEGRAEHAALEAQDRLRVLEDAQSDKATISRALGQNRELKDQLAELQNGFVKLTNENMELTSALQSEQHVKKEVARRLGQLQEDLHNAKEQLLELTQECSSLREQRDQYLAHLQQYSAGYQQAAAEREQLHKQFLQQTQLMDRLQHEEVQGKVMLEHSQSELQQAQERLSLLAKDNEQLKMEVQELLSSSVMNTTLRDQGDGVESHSLTESFQKSSIAIPEDFESREEMESFLHSALSRLEGERDEVLHRLEEERKLHQAALQQVAAMSHDHHDHHHNSTCSETGYSSGVPVEVHEAMRQAMEKLQERFTSLMQEKVDLKERVEELEHRCIQLSGETDTIGEYIALYQNQRAIMKQKHQEKEQYISMLAKDKEEMKAKLSELQELVMRLVGERNEWYSRYMSAIGNPGLLAAEEDFSQPAETHVELNALDGPAFMDMSAAVDFTPDLQSRTDRPQSSGATEPPAGPSLRPREDGTARQIMQLLQEIQNPQARAAPFLGENPCIPFFYRPDDNDEVKIMVI, from the exons ATGGCCGATCACAGCAGGCAAACTAAACTCGCCGCAGCGAAGAAAAAG CTGAAGGAGTTTCAGCAGAAGAGCACCCCGTCCACAGGCGTCTCAGCTGGACCCAAGAAGAAAAGAAAGGTGAAGGGAGGGACCCAGACGGACTCGACCAGTGCCGACAGACATTCGCCGGACCAC AACTATGACTCGGATGCCAACGGAGATGGGCACCCTCCTGGGGAGAGCAG GCCGCTGTCATCCACAGAGAGTCTGAGGCAACTCTCCCAGCAGCTCAACGGCCTCCTGtctgag TCCCCTTCTTCCTATGTCaatggagacacaggtggtccAGTTCCCATCAGTGACAAACAGCTGGAG ACTCGCAACCAGGAACTGTCTGCAGCGCTGGACTCCAGCGCACTAACAAACTCCCAACTCTCAGAACAGATAGACACGTTG ACAAAGCAGACTCAGGAGTTGTCGGACCAGCTACAAAAG GAACGGAAGGAGTTTGAGCAGAAGCTCGCCAGGGAGCAGGGGGCGATGCGTGAGCAGCTGCAG GTTCACATCCAGACCATTGGTATTCTGGTGTCTGAGAAATCAGAGCTCCAAACCGCCTTGTCCTACACACAGCAAGCGGCACGGCagaagacag GAGAGGCAGAAGAGCTAACCAGTCGACTGCAGGCCAGCAAGCAGAGGATATCTGAGTTGGAGAGAACTTTATCCACGGTGTCTACACAGCAGAAACAGACTGAGAAG CACACTAGGGagctggagaaggagagagacggTCTGCGTGTGGAGGTGGTCCGGTTACA taatgCGAGTGAAGAGGTGAAGCAGCAGAGCTCCGAGTTGTCGGAGCAGCTCAGGTTGAGATCGGGGGAGAACAGTGTGCTCAGCGTGGAGCTGGATGAGCTCCGCAGGCGACTGGAGATGGCTGATGTCATGCTTCAGcag TTCTCCAGTCAGTCCGGTCCACCTTCTGAACATCAACAAGTTCAAGTCCTCTTGGAAGAGAAACACCAACTGGAGGGTCAGACAGCACAG ctTATGGAGTCAGTCGCCCAactacaaagagagagagatcagtatGCTGAGCAGATCCAGGAGGAAGGTCGGGTATGGAAGGACAAGACAGAACAGCTTCTCTCTCAG GTGACCCTCATGTCGCAAGAGAGGGACAGGAGTGCTTCTCTGATCCAGGAACTACAGGAGCAGATCACAGAGCTGAAGAACACTGCAG CTGTGATCTCTCAGGAGCCAGAGACCCAGGTCACATCCCCTCTCTTGGGCCCCTCTGAGAGGGAGCGGGCATTGGAGGAGAGTCTCCAcgccctgcaggaggagagggaggcccTCAGCCTGCAGTACCAGGCCCAG GTCCGGGACAACGAGCAGCTGAGCCGGCTGGTGCAGGAGCAGGAGGCGcgggtggaggagctggagggCCGGGCGGAGCATGCCGCCCTCGAGGCCCAGGACAGGCTCCGCGTCCTGGAGGACGCCCAGAGCGACAAGGCCACCATCAGCCGCGCCCTGGGCCAGAACCGAGAGCTGAAGGACCAGCTCGCCGAGCTCCAGAACGGCTTCGTCAAGCTG ACCAATGAGAACATGGAGCTCACCAGTGCCCTGCAGTCAGAGCAGCACGTGAAGAAGGAGGTCGCCCGCAGGCTGGGCCAACTCCAGGAAGACCTCCACAATGCCAAAGAACAG TTGCTGGAGCTGACGCAGGAGTGCTCGTCGCTGCGGGAACAGCGGGACCAGTACCTGGCCCACCTGCAGCAGTACTCGGCCGGCTACCAGCAGGCGGCCGCAGAGCGCGAGCAGCTCCACAAGCAGTTCCTGCAGCAGACGCAGCTGATGGACCGGCTGCAGCACGAGGAGGTGCAGGGCAAAGTCATGCTGGAACACAGCCAATCGGAGCTGCAGCAAGCCCAG GAGAGGCTAAGCTTGCTAGCCAAGGACAACGAGCAGCTTAAAATGGAGGTTCAGGAGCTGCTGAGCAGCTCCGTAATGAATACTACACTCAGGGACCAGG GTGATGGAGTGGAAAGCCATTCGCTGACAGAGAGCTTCCAGAAATCGTCTATAGCCATCCCAGAGGACTTTGAGAGCAGAGAAGAAATG GAGAGTTTCCTGCACTCTGCCCTGTCCCgtctggagggagagagagatgaggtctTGCACAGAttggaagaggagaggaagttACACCAGGCTGCTCTGCAGCAGGTCGCTGCCATGAGCCATGACCACCATGACCACCATCACAACAGCACATGCTCAGAAACAG GGTATTCGAGCGGTGTCCCTGTGGAGGTGCACGAGGCGATGCGGCAGGCCATGGAGAAGCTGCAGGAGCGATTCACCTCCTTGATGCAGGAGAAGGTGGACCtgaaggagagggtggaggagctggaACACCGCTGCATCCAGCTCTCGGGAGAGACCGACACCATCG GTGAATACATTGCGCTGTATCAGAACCAGAGAGCCATTATGAAACAGAAGCACCAAGAGAAGGAGCAGTACATCAGCATGTTGGCCAAAGACAAGGAGGAGATGAAG GCGAAGTTGTCGGAGCTGCAGGAGCTGGTGATGCGTCTGGTGGGAGAGAGGAACGAGTGGTACAGTCGCTACATGAGCGCCATTGGAAACCCCGGCCTCCTGGCTGCCGAGGAGGACTTCTCCCAGCCTGCGGAGACGCACGTGGAGCTCAACGCTTTGGACGGCCCAG CTTTTATGGACATGAGCGCGGCTGTAGACTTCACTCCAGACCTGCAGTCCAGGACAGACCGGCCCCAGAGCTCGGGGGCAACAGAGCCCCCCGCTGGCCCGTCTCTGAGGCCCAGGGAAGACGGCACGGCCCGCCAGATCATGCAGCTGCTGCAGGAGATCCAGAACCCTCAGGCGCGGGCCGCCCCCTTCCTGGGAGAGAACCCTTGCATCCCTTTCTTCTACCGGCCCGACGACAACGACGAAGTCAAGATCATGGTGATCTGA
- the golga2 gene encoding golgin subfamily A member 2 isoform X4, whose translation MADHSRQTKLAAAKKKLKEFQQKSTPSTGVSAGPKKKRKVKGGTQTDSTSADRHSPDHIENILNVMVSDLNLTNGVALPPLVNSQDCADMETQDSCVSQTQEEVVGDAGHSTPLSNTSAATNSECLADNIAPQQNYDSDANGDGHPPGESRPLSSTESLRQLSQQLNGLLSESPSSYVNGDTGGPVPISDKQLETKQTQELSDQLQKERKEFEQKLAREQGAMREQLQVHIQTIGILVSEKSELQTALSYTQQAARQKTGEAEELTSRLQASKQRISELERTLSTVSTQQKQTEKHTRELEKERDGLRVEVVRLHNASEEVKQQSSELSEQLRLRSGENSVLSVELDELRRRLEMADVMLQQFSSQSGPPSEHQQVQVLLEEKHQLEGQTAQLMESVAQLQRERDQYAEQIQEEGRVWKDKTEQLLSQVTLMSQERDRSASLIQELQEQITELKNTAAVISQEPETQVTSPLLGPSERERALEESLHALQEEREALSLQYQAQVRDNEQLSRLVQEQEARVEELEGRAEHAALEAQDRLRVLEDAQSDKATISRALGQNRELKDQLAELQNGFVKLTNENMELTSALQSEQHVKKEVARRLGQLQEDLHNAKEQLLELTQECSSLREQRDQYLAHLQQYSAGYQQAAAEREQLHKQFLQQTQLMDRLQHEEVQGKVMLEHSQSELQQAQERLSLLAKDNEQLKMEVQELLSSSVMNTTLRDQGDGVESHSLTESFQKSSIAIPEDFESREEMESFLHSALSRLEGERDEVLHRLEEERKLHQAALQQVAAMSHDHHDHHHNSTCSETGYSSGVPVEVHEAMRQAMEKLQERFTSLMQEKVDLKERVEELEHRCIQLSGETDTIGEYIALYQNQRAIMKQKHQEKEQYISMLAKDKEEMKAKLSELQELVMRLVGERNEWYSRYMSAIGNPGLLAAEEDFSQPAETHVELNALDGPAFMDMSAAVDFTPDLQSRTDRPQSSGATEPPAGPSLRPREDGTARQIMQLLQEIQNPQARAAPFLGENPCIPFFYRPDDNDEVKIMVI comes from the exons ATGGCCGATCACAGCAGGCAAACTAAACTCGCCGCAGCGAAGAAAAAG CTGAAGGAGTTTCAGCAGAAGAGCACCCCGTCCACAGGCGTCTCAGCTGGACCCAAGAAGAAAAGAAAGGTGAAGGGAGGGACCCAGACGGACTCGACCAGTGCCGACAGACATTCGCCGGACCAC ATTGAGAATATTCTGAATGTTATGGTGTCTGATCTTAATCTGACTAATGGAGTGGCTCTTCCCCCATTGGTCAACAGCCAG GACTGTGCTGATATGGAGACGCAGGACTCCTGCGTGTCTCAGACCCAGGAGGAGGTCGTTGGAGACGCCGGTCACTCCACGCCCCTGTCTAACACCTCCGCTGCTACTAACTCAGAGTGTCTCGCTGACAACATTGCTCCACAG CAGAACTATGACTCGGATGCCAACGGAGATGGGCACCCTCCTGGGGAGAGCAG GCCGCTGTCATCCACAGAGAGTCTGAGGCAACTCTCCCAGCAGCTCAACGGCCTCCTGtctgag TCCCCTTCTTCCTATGTCaatggagacacaggtggtccAGTTCCCATCAGTGACAAACAGCTGGAG ACAAAGCAGACTCAGGAGTTGTCGGACCAGCTACAAAAG GAACGGAAGGAGTTTGAGCAGAAGCTCGCCAGGGAGCAGGGGGCGATGCGTGAGCAGCTGCAG GTTCACATCCAGACCATTGGTATTCTGGTGTCTGAGAAATCAGAGCTCCAAACCGCCTTGTCCTACACACAGCAAGCGGCACGGCagaagacag GAGAGGCAGAAGAGCTAACCAGTCGACTGCAGGCCAGCAAGCAGAGGATATCTGAGTTGGAGAGAACTTTATCCACGGTGTCTACACAGCAGAAACAGACTGAGAAG CACACTAGGGagctggagaaggagagagacggTCTGCGTGTGGAGGTGGTCCGGTTACA taatgCGAGTGAAGAGGTGAAGCAGCAGAGCTCCGAGTTGTCGGAGCAGCTCAGGTTGAGATCGGGGGAGAACAGTGTGCTCAGCGTGGAGCTGGATGAGCTCCGCAGGCGACTGGAGATGGCTGATGTCATGCTTCAGcag TTCTCCAGTCAGTCCGGTCCACCTTCTGAACATCAACAAGTTCAAGTCCTCTTGGAAGAGAAACACCAACTGGAGGGTCAGACAGCACAG ctTATGGAGTCAGTCGCCCAactacaaagagagagagatcagtatGCTGAGCAGATCCAGGAGGAAGGTCGGGTATGGAAGGACAAGACAGAACAGCTTCTCTCTCAG GTGACCCTCATGTCGCAAGAGAGGGACAGGAGTGCTTCTCTGATCCAGGAACTACAGGAGCAGATCACAGAGCTGAAGAACACTGCAG CTGTGATCTCTCAGGAGCCAGAGACCCAGGTCACATCCCCTCTCTTGGGCCCCTCTGAGAGGGAGCGGGCATTGGAGGAGAGTCTCCAcgccctgcaggaggagagggaggcccTCAGCCTGCAGTACCAGGCCCAG GTCCGGGACAACGAGCAGCTGAGCCGGCTGGTGCAGGAGCAGGAGGCGcgggtggaggagctggagggCCGGGCGGAGCATGCCGCCCTCGAGGCCCAGGACAGGCTCCGCGTCCTGGAGGACGCCCAGAGCGACAAGGCCACCATCAGCCGCGCCCTGGGCCAGAACCGAGAGCTGAAGGACCAGCTCGCCGAGCTCCAGAACGGCTTCGTCAAGCTG ACCAATGAGAACATGGAGCTCACCAGTGCCCTGCAGTCAGAGCAGCACGTGAAGAAGGAGGTCGCCCGCAGGCTGGGCCAACTCCAGGAAGACCTCCACAATGCCAAAGAACAG TTGCTGGAGCTGACGCAGGAGTGCTCGTCGCTGCGGGAACAGCGGGACCAGTACCTGGCCCACCTGCAGCAGTACTCGGCCGGCTACCAGCAGGCGGCCGCAGAGCGCGAGCAGCTCCACAAGCAGTTCCTGCAGCAGACGCAGCTGATGGACCGGCTGCAGCACGAGGAGGTGCAGGGCAAAGTCATGCTGGAACACAGCCAATCGGAGCTGCAGCAAGCCCAG GAGAGGCTAAGCTTGCTAGCCAAGGACAACGAGCAGCTTAAAATGGAGGTTCAGGAGCTGCTGAGCAGCTCCGTAATGAATACTACACTCAGGGACCAGG GTGATGGAGTGGAAAGCCATTCGCTGACAGAGAGCTTCCAGAAATCGTCTATAGCCATCCCAGAGGACTTTGAGAGCAGAGAAGAAATG GAGAGTTTCCTGCACTCTGCCCTGTCCCgtctggagggagagagagatgaggtctTGCACAGAttggaagaggagaggaagttACACCAGGCTGCTCTGCAGCAGGTCGCTGCCATGAGCCATGACCACCATGACCACCATCACAACAGCACATGCTCAGAAACAG GGTATTCGAGCGGTGTCCCTGTGGAGGTGCACGAGGCGATGCGGCAGGCCATGGAGAAGCTGCAGGAGCGATTCACCTCCTTGATGCAGGAGAAGGTGGACCtgaaggagagggtggaggagctggaACACCGCTGCATCCAGCTCTCGGGAGAGACCGACACCATCG GTGAATACATTGCGCTGTATCAGAACCAGAGAGCCATTATGAAACAGAAGCACCAAGAGAAGGAGCAGTACATCAGCATGTTGGCCAAAGACAAGGAGGAGATGAAG GCGAAGTTGTCGGAGCTGCAGGAGCTGGTGATGCGTCTGGTGGGAGAGAGGAACGAGTGGTACAGTCGCTACATGAGCGCCATTGGAAACCCCGGCCTCCTGGCTGCCGAGGAGGACTTCTCCCAGCCTGCGGAGACGCACGTGGAGCTCAACGCTTTGGACGGCCCAG CTTTTATGGACATGAGCGCGGCTGTAGACTTCACTCCAGACCTGCAGTCCAGGACAGACCGGCCCCAGAGCTCGGGGGCAACAGAGCCCCCCGCTGGCCCGTCTCTGAGGCCCAGGGAAGACGGCACGGCCCGCCAGATCATGCAGCTGCTGCAGGAGATCCAGAACCCTCAGGCGCGGGCCGCCCCCTTCCTGGGAGAGAACCCTTGCATCCCTTTCTTCTACCGGCCCGACGACAACGACGAAGTCAAGATCATGGTGATCTGA